From the genome of Planctomycetota bacterium:
CGCGTCACCTTGCGGATGAACATCTCGTCCTTGTGCTGGGTCTTGAAGGCGGCGAGATAGGGCGTGATGGCGGCGGCGACGGGGCCCAGCGCGGCGACGGCTTCGAGACTCTTGACCAGATCGCCGCTGCTGACTTTGTCCACGAAACGCTTGAGGAACGCGTAGCCAAGCTGATGCGCCAGGGCGCACGAGGTTTCGAATGCTTCGGTGGCGGAGGACGGACGCGCGACGCCATTGGCGAGCATGCCGGGGGCGGCGGGGGAGCGTTTGCCGTTGATCGAGAAGAGCGTGGCGAATTCCTCGGCGAGCATGACTTCGGTTTCGCTGAGCTTCTTTTTCTTGCGTCGCCAGACCCATCCGCCGACGTACCCGCGGACGAGCGCCGCCGGTCCGGTGGCGGGCGTCGCCGGCGGCTCGAGCAGACGCTTGAACAGTTCGCCCAGCAGACTCGCCCCGCCGGCGCCCGAGCCATTGCCGAGGATGCGATTCTTGTAGTACCCGTAGGCGATCTGATAGAAGCAGTGCGCCAGATGCACGCTCGATCCGCTTCGGCCCGCCGGCTCGTGGCGACCCTGACGCAGATGCTCGATGAACTGCTGCACGTTGTCGGCGTGCGGCGTGACGGTGTGGGCGCTCGACACGTACAGACCCGAGTGATCGTCGGACCCGCCGGTCAGCAGCTTGCGGTGCGGCGTCGGACCCAGCGGCTCGATGTCATGCTTCGTCGCCAGATCGTCGATCATCTGCGGCGTGAGCTGGTTCAAGAGCGCCTCGACCACCTGCGTCGCCCGCGGATCGCGCGTGCCGTTGATCAGCTCAAACCGATTGAAGAGCACGAGGAGCTTTTCGAACTGATCGAGCGTCAGCCGATCGTTGACGAGGAACAGCGGATGCGCCACCGTCGTGACGATGTTCTCGCCGACGACGAAGCGGCGGAAGGCGTAGATGTCCGTGCGCAGGTCCTGAATGACCTTGAACTGCTCTTCGGTGATGCCCGAGACGAGGATGTGCATCTTCGCATCGTTCTCGGGGAAGTAGGTCGTCACTTCGCAGGAGATGAACGTGTTGGGCAGATGCGCGATGTCCAGGGCGCCGTCGATCTTGTTATGGTCGGAGATCGTGACATAGTCCATGCCCGCCGCCACAGCCCGCTGATAAACCTCCATCGGCTCGACGAAACACTCGGGCGCGCCGACGCGTCGGAGCAGCCATTCGCTGGGCCGGTCGGAGTAGCGGCTGTGCACATGCAGGTCGGCTCGACTCGTGAACGGGTCCGTGGCGTTGGTCATGACGATTCCCCAAAGGGCCGGGCGGGACAGGTCCGATATAGAATCAATTATCGAACCGGACCTGCGACCGGACGGTCAGTTCGGCGTGAGCAATGTGTTAATTGTGAGGACCATGAACATCGTTCTGCTCGGATATCGCGGGTCTGGGAAAACCACGGTCGGCAAGAAGCTGGCCAACGCCCTCTGGCGCGACTTCGTCGATACCGATGCGGTCGTCGTCAAGCGGTTTGGCGACCTGACGATCCGCCAAATCTGGGAAAAACACGGGGAACCGGCGTTCCGGGATATGGAATGCACGGTCGCCGCCGAACTGCTCGCCAAGGATAATCAGGTCATCGCGCTGGGCGGGGGAACGGTGATGCAGCCGGCCGCCCGAACGGCGCTCGAGTCGGCCCGGGCGATCAAGGTGTACCTGTACTGCGAGCCGCAGGTGCTCGCCGCACGCATCGCCGCCGACGCCGACACGGCCGCCACGCGTCCGAATCTGACGCCGCTGGCGGGGGGCGTCGACGAGGTGACCGCCGTTCTGGCCCAGCGCGACCCGGTGTACCGCGCGGTCGCCGATCACGTCTTGGACGTCACCACCATGAGCCCCGAAGACGCCGTCCGCCACCTGATCCAGCGCTGTTTGTGACCGGCGTTTAGCGGCTGGGCATCGCCCCGCGCTTCGATCCGTCAAAGCGCGGGGCGATGCCCCGCCGCTAAACACCGCAACCTCGCGTCTTCCATTCATCCGACCCCCCCGATTTCGCCGATAGCGAATAAGCCGTTTGTAGCGAATCCACCGCGTCATGGAGGGCGCCTGTGTCGATTCTGTCGAGTCTTTTCGGTTCTCCCGAGCCCGTGCCGCCGACCGCGCCCGCGCGCGTGCTGCTCATCGGTCCCGCCGATGCCGTGCGCCAGATGCGTCGCGTCCTTCGCGGGACGCCGATTGCCGCGCAGGTCGTCGGTTGCGCCCTCGCCCCCGTGCAGCATCACGCCGGCGCGATCGGCATCCCCGTCCTCGGGTCCGCCGAGGACCTGGACATGATTGTTCGGCTCCACCATATCGACCTCGCCTGCGTGTCGATCCCCGTCGCCATGTATCGCCTCGCGCAGCGCCTCATCGCGCAGCTCGATGAACTGGGCGTCACCGTTCGCCGCATGCCGACGCTCGCCGATCAGCTTGACGGCCGCATCGGCCAGCACGTGGGCCCGATCGACACGACCCGCCTCCTCGATCGCCCCGCACGCCCGCTCGACGAAGCGGCCATCGACCGCACGCTCCGCGACCGCTGCGTCATGATCAGCGGCGCCGGCGGAAGCATCGGCTCGCATATCGCCCGCATCGTCGCCCGATTCAATCCGTCAAAAATCGTGCTCATGGACCGCAGCGAGAACGGCCTGTTCGAAATCGACCGCGTTCTGCGGGCCGAAGCGCCGCAGGTCTCGCGCGTCGTGCTGCTGCATGACGTGACGGATGCACGACGGTGCATGGACCTGTGCCTGCTGCACGAGCCGCATGTCATCTTCCACGCCGCGGCGCACAAGCATGTGCCCATGATGGAGGACCACCCGCGCGAGGCGATGATCAACAACTTCTTCGGCACGCGCGCGATTCTCGACGCCGCCGTCGCCTGCGGAGCCGAGCGCTTCGTGATGATCAGCACGGACAAGGCCGTCAACCCGACGAGCGTCATGGGCGCGACCAAGCGCGCCGCCGAGTTGTACGTGCAGCACATCGCGCAGACGACCGACACGATCTGCTCGATGGTGCGTTTCGGCAATGTGCTCGGGTCGGCGTGCAGCGTGGTGCCCATCTGGAGCCAGCAGCTTGCCGAGGGCGGGCCGCTCACCGTGACCGACCCGGCGATGACACGCTATTTCATGACGATTCCCGAGGCGGCGGCGCTGGTGATCCAGTCCGCTTCGCTCGATCGCGCGCAGGGCTGCGTCTTCGTGCTCGATATGGGCGAACCCGTGAAAATCGTCGACATGGCCGACCGTTTCATCCGCCTGCATGGCCTCGAACCCGGGCGCGATGTGCGGATCGAATTCATCGGCGTCCGCCCCGGCGAAAAGCTCTACGAGGAACTGAGCTACGACTCGGAGGACATGCTGCCGACCGCGCACGACTCCGTGCGCATCGTCCGCACGCGCCCGCCGGAAAAGAGCCACGTGCAATGGATGCTCAAGCAGTTTGAGCGTCTGCGTCACAGCGATGACCGCGCGGCGATTCTCGAAGCGCTGAAGCGCGCGGTGCCGCAGATGCAGCCCCGACTCGAAGTTTCGCCGACGATCGCCGGCGAGGTACGGACGCCCGAGCCGCTGATCCGATCGGCGTGAGAAGCAAGAAAGCGGACGACGAGGAGAGAAACCCATGGACATGAACGCAAGGACGATCAGGAAGCTTCAGCGCAACCTCGCGCGCGACAAGGCGGAGGCGCTGCTGGAGCGCCTGCACGCGGCGCGCCATCAGAGCCAGCGCCACCGTTGTCGCGCCAACGCACAGATCGACGCGGCCCTCGACAAGGCGATCGCCTCGACGAAGCTCGCCATTGAAAGATTGACGCGCACCATCGAGCCGCGCGACCCCGAGCCGATCATCGAAGCCGACGCGACGCCGCTGATGCCCGACGCGAAAAAACGCGCGGCGTAAGATGACAATCTCCTCGTTCTCGTTCTCGTTCTCGTTCTCGTTCTCGTTCTCGTCATCGATCACGAGGACCGAACACGATTGATAAAGCAAAACACCCCGACGCTCGCGCATCGGGGTGTTTGTGTTTGATCGATGATGTAAGCGCTGGAAGCTTAGACCATGTCCTTGAGGGCCTTCAAGGGGCGGATCTTGACGACCGTGCGGGCCGGCTTGGCCTTGAAGGTGGTCGGTTCCTTGGTGAAGGGGTTGATGCCCTTGCGCGCCGGGACGGCGGGCATGCGCTTGGCGACGATCTTCGCCAGGCCGGGCACCGCGAACACGCCCGGGCCCGTCTTCTTGAGGTTCTTGCCGATGAGGTTGCTCAGCTCATCGAAAATCGCCTTCACGTCCTTGCGGGCCACGCCCGTCTTGTCACTGAGGTGCTTGAACACTTCGCCCTTGGTCGGGGCCTTCTTTGCCGCTGCGCTGGTCTTGGCCATAGCATGCTCCATTGCTCTAAATAGCAGAGACTTTTTTCGCTTCGCCATCCAATAGCGAAGCTTCCGCGAGTCTTATACCCACAAACTTCCCGGAAAAAAAGGGGGTTTGAACCCAAAATGCAAAAATTTTTCGGGAAAAAGGCGACTTTCCGCCTTCACGACCCGCCCAATCGGCTCTCCGTCCCCAGCCAGACACGCCACAGATTCCCCCGGTGACGCACCACGATCAGCAAACCCAACAGGCACGCCACCGTCACAAACGGCCAAGTCTGCGCCTCCGTCCAACCCATGCAACGACTCGCCACCACCAAATACACCGGCAACAAGATGGCCGCCATCACACTCGCCAACCCCACATACCGAAACACCCCCGCGAACAAAAGCCACGTCGCCAACGCCCCCAGACCCCCGATCGTCATGTACGGCCAGATCCCCATCACCGCACCGAACCCCGTCGCCACACCCTTGCCCCCCCGGAACTTGAGCCACACCGGAAACACGTGACCCAACACCGTCGCCCCCGCCACGCCCATCCACCGCCCCGCCTCCTGCATCGTTAAATCACCCTTGCCCATCACCCCGAACCACAACCCCGCCGCCATCACCGGCCCGGCACCCTTGAGCATGTCCAGCACGAAACAGATCAGCCCCCACTTCCTCCCCAGCACACGACCGCAGTTCGTCGCCCCGATGTTCTTGGACCCGTGCTGACGGATGTCCACGCCCCGGCTCAGCCCAATGAGCAACCCGAACGGAATCGTCCCGCACAAATACCCCAACCCGATCGCGATCCACCAAGCCGTATCGTTCATCCCCGCATTTTACCGTTTCGCGATCCCCCCGTTGAGTGCCGCCTTCCCGTTTAGCGGCGGGGCATCGCCCCGCGCTTCCCCCCCCGACGCTCCACTCACTCCCCAACCAAAAAATCCACCAACACCCCCTTATGATCCGTCGGCCAATCCCGCTCGGGCATCACAAACGCATCCTCCCCCTCCGAGGCCATCACCTTGTCCCGAACCCAGTACGTCACCGGCCCAACCAGCCACGCGCTCTTCACCCGCAGCCCCACCTTGTTGAAATACACATAGTCCACCCGATCCCGCTCGTCCGCCAAAGGGGTCCAGGTCGTCTTCTTCCCGCTACAAACCGTCGAGGGCCAGGTCATCCCCGGATGCGTCGCCGGATTCGGATACATCACGCGCCATGCATCGCCGAACCCCGCCTCCGCGAGCATCCGACTGCAATCCCACGGCACGACAAGCCCGTGATGATCGAAAAGGTCGCGCGTCCCCTCCGTCCAGTCCAGGTGCGACGCCTCATTGAAATCCCCCATCAGCAGCACCGGCTGATCCGTCAGCTTGTTCGCCTTGAGGTATGCGAGAAACGCCCCGATGCTTTCCCGCCGTTTGGATTTGCGATCTTCGCTCAGCACATGCGCCGCATCCTTCGCCGCGTCCGGTTGCCCATCGCCGTCCGCATCGATGAGCTTGAACGAATTGGCCCCGTATCCCCGCGGCTCGTACGCCCCGTAGTGACGGTAATCCAGATGCGCGCTGCACACGAAAAGCATCCTGCCCCCCGGAAGTTCAAGCCGATACCCCGCCATGCTTCCGTTGTCCGTCGCCAGATGCGTGTCCACCAGTGCGCTGGCCTTAAGCGGCAGGCGCGTGATCAACCCCGCATCCGTCTGCGGCACGTACTGCCCGAAATACGTCTTGCCCTTCGCCGCCAGCGCTTCGACGAGGCGCTGGTGCAGATCGGTCTTTTTGTAATTGCGCACTTCGCTCAGCGCGACGATGTCCGCATCGGACGCGTCGATGATGTCCGCAAGCTTGTCGAACCCGCCCGGCACCTGCGTCCCTTCCTGCCAGATATTCAATTGCATCACGCGCAGCGTCCCCGGCGATTTTGCCGGCAGTTCCGCCGCCCCGCCCAAGCAAACGGCGCTCGCCGCACCGATCATCAACAATATCAAACAGCGCATCCAGGTTGACATGAATGAAACCTCAATCCATTCGCGACGCATCGATCCGGCGGGTCATCAACATTAGGTTCAACACCGCGCATGCGGCAAGTACGCATCCATCACGCGCGACAATTCAAAAAAACATCAAAATTTCAGCCCAATTCACCCCTTTTTTCAAATTTCCTCTGTTAATCAACCCCCGATCCCGCTAAGCTGACGTGTTCGCGTTGTGCGTTCTGTTCGTGCGTTCATCGCGGCGGTCGTTCGGAACCGCGGCCCGAGGCGCTGCCGATCCGTGCGTCATACGGAGCCACACGCACGATGAAAGCACCCGCCGGTTTTCGACGTTTCATCAGCCGTACCCGAAGTGCGCCCGTGCATCTGCTCGTCGCCTGCTTCCCCAAATCCGGCTCGACCTACCTCACCACCCTCCTCCAGCTCGCCACCGGATTCGCCCGCACGCGCCTCGTCCAATGCTACGGGCACAACGAGCAGAACTTCGACCGACACGAAATGTCCCGCAAACTCCCCGGCCGCGACACTGTCACCCAACAGCACGTCAAAGGCACCGACAACAACCTCGACCTCATCGAGCAGTTCGACCTCAAACCCATCGTCCTCGTCCGCAATCTCTACGATGTCGTCGTCTCCCTGCTCGACCACATCGAACAGCGCCGCGACGACGGCCCCGCCTCGCCCGTCTGCTATATCCACCAGAACTTCGACGCCATGACCCGCGCCCAACGCACCGACTACATCATCCGCATGGCTCTCCCCTGGTACTTTCAGTTCCTGATCTCCTGGCACGAAGCGTCCGCGCGACTCGACGCCTGCTGGCTCACCTACGAGGAACTCTTCGCCGACCAGCACGCCGCCCTGTCGCGCATCAGCGACTTCGCCCAGCTCGACCTCGCCCCCGACCGCATCGACCGCGCCATCGAAGAAGCCCGCGGCAAAGCCACCCGCTTCAACCGAGGCATCACCGGCCGCGGCCGCGCCCTCGCCGACGACCACCACTCCCAAATCCAAACCCTCGCCCACGCCTGCCGCGTCGACCCCCAACTTCTCCACCGCATCGGCATCGAACTCTGACGCCCGAAGCGACGGAATCGCCTTTGATAAATTTAGGTGAAATCCCGGAAAAACCATTGACGCCCGCAGCGACATCTTCTAAAAGCAACTTCTGATTCGAAGTTCTCCGTACCGAAGGGATGGTCAGTGATGGTGGATTTCCGGGCGAGGCATTTTTTTGCTGCCGTCGTTTTGATGTTGATCACGCACGCTGCGGCCAGCGCACAACTTCTCGATCTTCGCACGCTGTCGGTGGAGCAGTCCGCATGGGACGGCTTTGACGCGGGTTTCGCCCCGACATGGATCGGCGATACACAGACGATCTTTCCCTCCGACTGGAACGGCGGCGGCGGCACCGCGAACAACCCCGGTGGGTCGGGCTCGGATTCCGGGGGCTTTGTAGTAGACTTCACCGGGGGCGGTCCCTCTGACCCGTCCATCGTCAAACCGAAGATTTACCACCAGCACATCGACAGCGTCCTACTCATCGATCAACTGCAATGGTCGGTCGCCAGTGCGCGGGCGGAGGCGGCGGATCACGTGGCGGACTCGATCAATGCTTCGGCCGACCCCGGTGAACTGAGCCAATTCGCGCAGATCGTGCTGGGCGAAGGCCCCGCCGTCAATCCGTATCTGCCCAGTCAGTATGCCGTCGCGCTGAGTGAAGCGGTGGCGCACCTGACCGCCAGCACCACCGACAGCCGCTTCGCCGCATCGGGCAAAGTCGGCGTCTATTTGAGCGCCAACGCGCAATCGGCGGGCGGAGCGCCGCCGGCCGGGACGCCGCCGATCTCTGACGATCCGTCCGTGACGTCGCAGGTCAAACCCTTCGGCCTGCCGCCGCTGTTGGATACATTGGTGCTTCCCCCCGCAAGCAGCGCCCATAGCTCGGCGAGTGTGGTGAGCCAGGCAATGTTCGATCTCAAGACGGTGACGCAGTTCGATCTGACGACGACGATCGCCAAGGCCGGGGCGATGGGGCTCGATGTGGCGATCTATCAGGAAGGCAACGCCGACGCCCTGATGATCTGGAATTCGCGTGACGCGAAGGAAATCGATCTTCACACCTATGGCGTCCTCGATGCGGGTCGATACCTGCTCCGCATCGAAGCTCGCGCCGACGCCGATGCCGCCGCCGATGCGTCGGCGCTTCCGTCGTCCCCGATCACCCAAAACGTCAGCGACATCGCGGCGCAGACCGGTCAGTTCGATGTGCAGTTCGATCTGGGCGCGCTTCAATACTGGTACTACACGCTCGCAGAAGACGGCTCGGGCCCGCGCCTGCTGCCCGACAGTCTCATCACTGTGCAGGTCTACGATCCGAGCATGAATCGCTACATCGATGCGCAGATGACGCTCGCCGACGCGTACAGGGATCTGGAACCGACCGGCTGGTTCGACGTGGCGGGCGATCAGTGGATCGACTCCCCGCTGGAGGCGCTGCAGTTCGACCTGCCGACAGGCATCACCGAAGCGCAGTTCCTGGCCCAGACGCAGCGCCTGCTCTCCCTCACTCCCGTCCCCGAACCAACCGCCGCCCTGATCTTCGCCGCCCCCCTCGCCCTGCTCCGCCGCCGGCGTCGCCCCGGCCTGTAGCTACGGGTTCGGCTCCGCGCGACTTCGTTTTGACCGTCGCCTCTCAGGAGTACGCCCATCTCGATCATCCTTCGCGGCGTCTGCGTCTTGTACCTCGGGCAGGTGACGGCGATCCTTTGCTTCGCCGCCGCGGCGCTGACTTTTGTAAGCGTGGTCGGCGTGCCGGTCCGAAGCATCAAACTCGGCATCCTCCAGCTGGTTCGCTTCCGCGTGGCCGGGACGCCGACGCAGATCGGACTGCTGCCGCTGATATGCAGCGTCACGCTCGGGGATGGCGATCCTGAGTATCGTCTGGCTCCGCAATATCAGATCATGTTCATGCTCGCAGGCGTGATCGGGCTGACGCTCGCGGCGCTCCTGATCGGCCCTGCGGAGTTCGCGACGCATTTTGGGCAGGTCGCTGTGAATCTGTACGAGGGGGCCCTGAGCCCGCGTCACCGCGGCGCTCAGATCGTGCGTGCCGGCTGGGACATGCTGATCAATGCGCCGATCCCGACAACGATGGGATGGATCGCGATGGTGAATCTAGTCATCAATTGCCTGCCCATCCCACCGACGCCCGGCGGCTGCATTCTACTTGCCGTCTTTCAAGCGATGACAGGTCCTCACCGCAGGCCCGGCCCCTTCAGTCAACTGGCGCTCCTCGCCGGCCTGGTCTTCTGCATTGCACTGCTGATCCTTTGGACCATCGCGGTCGGATACGCAATGTTCGCTTCGGCAGTCTGACCGCGCCGACTCGCAACTCCTGAGCCGCATCGGCATCGAACTTTGACGCCATCCCCAACCAACCCCAAAGGGGTCGGCGATATAGAGCGGTTTCACAAATCAAATCGCGTTCCCAACGCGAGCCGCGACCGTGAGGGAGCGGTCAAGGAACGTGATTGGACGCGGGCTTGACCGCTTGCTGACGCGCGCGGCTCGTTAGGATGCGTGGCGACACATTTGTTGAAACCGCACTGGCCGAACCCTCCGGGTTCGATTCCCGCGTCACGCCCCATCCCTCGCCCCGGCGGGGCGGCGGAGTCCTTCGCCTTGCCGGGGCGAAAAGATCATGTACGAATCAACCCCACGGGTTCCGCTCCGCCCGGCTTGGCCGGGTGTCGCTGCACCCGTGGCGACATGCGGCCGCCCCTTCGGGGCGAAGCGGCGCAAGTCCAGACTGACTGGCTCATGACGCGTGATACGTTCGTGTTTTCAAGAGTGCGATCGTTAGGGCGCCATCTTGAGGCGGGTCGGGCAAGGGGCGGTACATGGGCTGATATCGACGGTAGGAAAAGTTCTCCAGGCAGGACGCAACGGTTTCGGGGATTTGCCATTCCGGGATGTCGTGGCTGTAGGTCATGACGAAGTCCAACATGCTTTGAATCTGCTCATCGTTCATGGTGTTGACGCGCAGTTCGATCGGCGGGTCGTTGCGCGGGTCGTAGTCGATGGGCTTGAAGCGATTGCGGAGTCGAAGATGCTTGATGAGTTCCGCGCGATCGAACACGGCTGAGCCGGCGGCATCAGTGACGTGCGGCATGCACAGCGCGACAATCTGATCGCACACCTTCACGACGAGATTCACAAGCACGCCGGGGACGGGCTCGCGCGTGTGAAGGTCGATGAATCGAACGCAGAGTCCTCGCGGGGGAATGCGCGCATCGATGAGCCCGCGAATCACCGGTTGCTGGTTCGCCACGGCCGCGATGTGTTCATGGAGCACCGCTGCGCACGTGTTCAGGCACGCAGTCAGTTCGCCGTGCGTCATCTCGGCGCGAGGGATCGTGTTGACCGCCGCGGCTCGGAACGGCGGACCGACGACGGCGATGCGAACCGTGTCATCGGGATCCATGCAGCGAGGTAGCGTGGGTCAAGCGAAGCGGACCCGCCACGATAGACGAATAGATGTTTAATTTTGCAGCCGCGCGTATGCATGTGGATCGTCCATTCATACCAAGCCCGCCTTGCATCAATTTCCCGACGCCCGAGCGATTCGACCGATGCCGTCGTCGCGATCGACGATGATCAAACACCGCACGATCATACGCCTCGCGTGGCG
Proteins encoded in this window:
- a CDS encoding glycosyltransferase gives rise to the protein MTNATDPFTSRADLHVHSRYSDRPSEWLLRRVGAPECFVEPMEVYQRAVAAGMDYVTISDHNKIDGALDIAHLPNTFISCEVTTYFPENDAKMHILVSGITEEQFKVIQDLRTDIYAFRRFVVGENIVTTVAHPLFLVNDRLTLDQFEKLLVLFNRFELINGTRDPRATQVVEALLNQLTPQMIDDLATKHDIEPLGPTPHRKLLTGGSDDHSGLYVSSAHTVTPHADNVQQFIEHLRQGRHEPAGRSGSSVHLAHCFYQIAYGYYKNRILGNGSGAGGASLLGELFKRLLEPPATPATGPAALVRGYVGGWVWRRKKKKLSETEVMLAEEFATLFSINGKRSPAAPGMLANGVARPSSATEAFETSCALAHQLGYAFLKRFVDKVSSGDLVKSLEAVAALGPVAAAITPYLAAFKTQHKDEMFIRKVTRHFDLDESLDARGPGRAWITDTFDDVNGVSRTIRTLAGVAHQQGRPLTVLTSVNDEPAADFELVNFKPIDRFSLPEYPQQKVAFPPFMQIIEYIERRRFGQLILSTPGPMGLIGLAAAKLLQLRTIGIYHTDFPNYIRHMTDDLGLESLTWRYMTWFYDQCDTILVPSEYYRRYLIEHGFTASKIKILRRGVETRRFHPHQRDDQFWTDRGGRADATTLLYTGRVSTEKNVNLIVEAFAKLAATNDQVQLAIVGDGPLLEPLRQRCRGIRSVLLPGYMEGAELARAYASSDVMVFPSTTDTFGNVVLEAAASGLPAIVSDRGGPQEIVGMHDSGLILDVSDAHRSVDRLAEAMDKLANDAALRLQLRERALRTASQMSWPSVLETLWACGETRSTKPAAMESIV
- a CDS encoding AAA family ATPase, which encodes MTIPQRAGRDRSDIESIIEPDLRPDGQFGVSNVLIVRTMNIVLLGYRGSGKTTVGKKLANALWRDFVDTDAVVVKRFGDLTIRQIWEKHGEPAFRDMECTVAAELLAKDNQVIALGGGTVMQPAARTALESARAIKVYLYCEPQVLAARIAADADTAATRPNLTPLAGGVDEVTAVLAQRDPVYRAVADHVLDVTTMSPEDAVRHLIQRCL
- a CDS encoding NAD-dependent epimerase/dehydratase family protein, which codes for MSILSSLFGSPEPVPPTAPARVLLIGPADAVRQMRRVLRGTPIAAQVVGCALAPVQHHAGAIGIPVLGSAEDLDMIVRLHHIDLACVSIPVAMYRLAQRLIAQLDELGVTVRRMPTLADQLDGRIGQHVGPIDTTRLLDRPARPLDEAAIDRTLRDRCVMISGAGGSIGSHIARIVARFNPSKIVLMDRSENGLFEIDRVLRAEAPQVSRVVLLHDVTDARRCMDLCLLHEPHVIFHAAAHKHVPMMEDHPREAMINNFFGTRAILDAAVACGAERFVMISTDKAVNPTSVMGATKRAAELYVQHIAQTTDTICSMVRFGNVLGSACSVVPIWSQQLAEGGPLTVTDPAMTRYFMTIPEAAALVIQSASLDRAQGCVFVLDMGEPVKIVDMADRFIRLHGLEPGRDVRIEFIGVRPGEKLYEELSYDSEDMLPTAHDSVRIVRTRPPEKSHVQWMLKQFERLRHSDDRAAILEALKRAVPQMQPRLEVSPTIAGEVRTPEPLIRSA
- a CDS encoding DNA-binding protein, coding for MAKTSAAAKKAPTKGEVFKHLSDKTGVARKDVKAIFDELSNLIGKNLKKTGPGVFAVPGLAKIVAKRMPAVPARKGINPFTKEPTTFKAKPARTVVKIRPLKALKDMV
- the plsY gene encoding glycerol-3-phosphate 1-O-acyltransferase PlsY, with protein sequence MNDTAWWIAIGLGYLCGTIPFGLLIGLSRGVDIRQHGSKNIGATNCGRVLGRKWGLICFVLDMLKGAGPVMAAGLWFGVMGKGDLTMQEAGRWMGVAGATVLGHVFPVWLKFRGGKGVATGFGAVMGIWPYMTIGGLGALATWLLFAGVFRYVGLASVMAAILLPVYLVVASRCMGWTEAQTWPFVTVACLLGLLIVVRHRGNLWRVWLGTESRLGGS
- a CDS encoding endonuclease/exonuclease/phosphatase family protein; translation: MRREWIEVSFMSTWMRCLILLMIGAASAVCLGGAAELPAKSPGTLRVMQLNIWQEGTQVPGGFDKLADIIDASDADIVALSEVRNYKKTDLHQRLVEALAAKGKTYFGQYVPQTDAGLITRLPLKASALVDTHLATDNGSMAGYRLELPGGRMLFVCSAHLDYRHYGAYEPRGYGANSFKLIDADGDGQPDAAKDAAHVLSEDRKSKRRESIGAFLAYLKANKLTDQPVLLMGDFNEASHLDWTEGTRDLFDHHGLVVPWDCSRMLAEAGFGDAWRVMYPNPATHPGMTWPSTVCSGKKTTWTPLADERDRVDYVYFNKVGLRVKSAWLVGPVTYWVRDKVMASEGEDAFVMPERDWPTDHKGVLVDFLVGE